In the genome of Bremerella sp. P1, the window GGTTGTCTCCGGCCGGAAGAATGAGATCAAGATCGCCATCCTGGTCCAAGTCATTACGAACCAGCCCGGCACCTCCCAGGTCAGGGTTGATCGTCATCCAAAGGCGTCTCCGCCGAAACTTTCCGTCTCCTAAGTTTTCCAGCCCCCAGAGTTCTTCTTCGTCTTGAGTAACAATCGCAGCAATGTCGAGGTCTCCATCCTGATCGTAGTCGCCTACCGGAACGTGGATCGTACCCGGGCCACTAAGAAGCTCATGATCGCGAAACTGGAAACCTCCCACGTTTTCCAGCCACAAAACATTGCCGCGCGAGTACCCGAATACTGCGACCGCTAGATCGAGGTCCTCGTCTCCGTCAAAGTCACCACACTGTACATCGGCGATACGTCGAACCTCATCAAGAATTACATGCCGCTGGAAGGCCCCTTCCTGGTTTTCGAACAATTCAACCCGACCAATCACACCGTCATCTGGCATGATGTTTCCCAGTACGGAAACGATTAGATCATTGTCTCCATCCTCGTCGATATCGACGACGGTGGCATGCGCAGGTGCGGCGACGTCGGCAATAAGCGTCGACTCATCCCAGTTTCCATCCGCACTTCGCTTGAGAAGCAGGACCTGACTTCCGAGGGAATCGCAAACCAACAGGTCGTTCTTACCATCTTGATCAAAGTCTGTGATCTGAACGTTCGTGATCTGCGGCAACCCCTTGAAATCGCTCTGCGTTGGCTGGTACTGGAACAACAACTCCGAGGCGGGGTAGCTCGTTCCACCGGAGTAAAGTTCATCGGGAGATAACCGGCCTCTCAAGCGAGGACCAAAGACCATGGCGGCCACCGGGATGACGATGACAAGCACGATCAAGACATACAGACGCAATTGCATAGGGAGGCTTCGTGATAACAATACGCGGCCTCAGAAGTCGACGTTGCCACGATCATTTGTAGGGAGGACGGTAGTAGCGAAGCAAACGATCATGACAGATCCTGACGGCCGCACGCAAGACTACTTACGATGGGTACGTGCATTCCATACGTCCCTTGCCGAACAGAAAGTTTCTTCAAAAGATGAGCTTTTGTCGCATTCCGCATCGGGTCTCGCCTCTCTCGTTTTACGGAACTCGGACCGGCCCGATAAGCGGTGGAAGCACGGGCTTGGCAATTCCGAAAAACACTACGGCTCCGTGCCCTCCGAAGCGGGTTGAAATGGCCTCGGGCGGGACCTTCTGAAAGCCTGCCTTCTCGGGTAGCTGCCAATTGTTGGCTGCCCATACATTGCCAGCAGAATCAACGGCAACATCCGTGATAATTTGAAGGCCTCCCACATAGCCACCAGGTGGAGAGATCGCGTCCCCCGTCTTAAGCCCTTTGGGGATAGTCTCTGTTCTTGCCCCGCACAGCTGCATAATTGCCTGCCCCGTGGAGTTCGCAACCCAGACGTGGTCGTCTCCATCGATAGCAACACCCCACGGTCCATTCATCGTCTTTCCCGCGTTGAATGGTCCCAACACGGTGCCATCCGCACGAATCAT includes:
- a CDS encoding FG-GAP repeat domain-containing protein is translated as MQLRLYVLIVLVIVIPVAAMVFGPRLRGRLSPDELYSGGTSYPASELLFQYQPTQSDFKGLPQITNVQITDFDQDGKNDLLVCDSLGSQVLLLKRSADGNWDESTLIADVAAPAHATVVDIDEDGDNDLIVSVLGNIMPDDGVIGRVELFENQEGAFQRHVILDEVRRIADVQCGDFDGDEDLDLAVAVFGYSRGNVLWLENVGGFQFRDHELLSGPGTIHVPVGDYDQDGDLDIAAIVTQDEEELWGLENLGDGKFRRRRLWMTINPDLGGAGLVRNDLDQDGDLDLILPAGDNLEDFDAYPQPYHGCYWFENQGNWEFEPHRIADLGGTYAAAVDDMNGDGNLDVVLVSLTNNWLEPNNASIVWLENDGQENFTTWQIDDAPLHLVTVDTGDLDEDGFPDIAAGSLNVRRPHRHLGRISTWLNQGEANR